Genomic segment of Saprospira sp. CCB-QB6:
TTACCCTGCTCCAATACATAGGTGCAAAGCTCTTTATCGCCAGTTTCTAACCCTCTATAAGCCACCAACTTGTAGCCAAAGGCCGTCTGATAATAGTGGGCCGATTGCTTGGCATTTCCCACATAAAACTCCACATGATCGGTCCCCAATAGGGGCATTGCATCTTGGTTCATGTTACTGTTTTTTTAACGTATTTAGATGATCTTGCTGTTCTGCGCCTAAACTTAAGCAATTTTTAGCTCTTTTTATTGCTTTTTGGGGCTGCCCCTTCCGCCGGGTTGAAACCCAGCGCAAAGCGGCATCGCTTTGCGAGCTTATACAAAATGAGGGTTAAAACCCTCATGAATTATCGGTCGGGTCGGGCTGTGTCGCAGCTCGCTGTTCGCTCGGCCCTTCGGCGCTTGCAGCGCCTCGGTCTGGCCTTCGGCCACTGCTGTCCATCCCTCAGCCAGATTTAATTGCGCTGCTTTGGCCATCCTTTGCTATGATTTTTTGGCTAGGCCAGCTATTTTTTAAGGGCATAACCTTCGATATGGCCGAGAAAAATAGGGCCGACTAGCGGGAAATTGCTGCAAACTATAAAAGTGAGTGCGTTTAAATCTGGCTATTGCCTGCGGCCCTCCGGGCCTGTAGGACCTAAAAATCTTGCCTCCGCTCTAGCATATTCCAACGCAAGCCTAAGCGGCCCCAAACTGCCTGCGGGCTTTCTGTTAGGCCAGTTATCTTTTCTTGGCGGAAAGATAGCCCCAGATCTACATATAAATTATGATAGAGCTGATAGCTGCCCAATAAATCCAAATACAATAAATGAGTGGCCAGCCCCTGCCCTATTCGGTTGCCATATTCCTGCTCTCTCGTAATATAAGAGAGGTGGATGTTGCTGCCCCAGTTACTCCCGCTGCTATCCTGTCCATAAAAGGCATAAGTGCATTGGGCCCTAAGCTGTAGCTTGGGCATCGGCTGATAGCGAATAATGGCCAAAAACTCTCTAAAGTTGGCCCCTAAGGGATGGGCCAAGGGCTGATTATAATGGGTATAACTAGCTGAACTATCTCTAAAGGTATAGGTATAGGGACGGACCGTATTGAACTCCAATTGCAGATCTAAATGATTGATATTGGCCACATTTCGGTATTTGAGGCCCAATTGTAGACCCTGCTTGTTGGCCCACCAGCCCCCATTGGCCGCAGAAGGCGAACGGAACACCTCCGAAAAGGCAAACTCATCAATCACAACTTGCCCATAAAAGGCAAAACGCCGCAGAAAATCCCAACGGAAGTTGAGCCCCAGCATGGCATTATCTGGGCTGCCCAAACCCTGCTCTACCGCCCGATAGAAAATAATTGGATTAAGATATTGCAACTCAAAACCTTGCTCTCGACCAAAAACGATGGCCTCAAATAAGCCAATTTGTAGGGTTTTACTCAGCTTGAGGTCCAGATAATGCGCCGCCAAATACTTTTTGGGATAGAGCCCATTGGCCACTGGTGCATGATCCTGCGTCAATTCCGCAAAGATATTGCGATAGTGGAAGCGCCAAATCCGAGTATCTAGTTGTAAGTAAAAGTAGTTGTTCGAGAAATCAGACAATAATAAGGAGCGGTGCCCATCGCCAATGAAATGGCGCCCATGGCCCAAACGGGCAGAGATATAAGGCATAAGCTGAAAGCCAATATGTCCCTGGGCCAATAGATAGTCTACTCCATCTTCTGGCGCATCCGTCAACTGGCTATCATATACCTTATAAAAGCCCGCCCCGGGCACTGCCCCAAATTCGCTAATCCGGTTTTGGATATGAGCGGGATAAGCCGCCTGGTTTTCGGTTAGGGTCGTCGAGAAGAACAGCCGCTTGGCAATATCTCCCTCCAAATGCAGGCCTCTGCGGTTGAGGAAGAGCAGGTTTTGGGTTCCATCTTCTAGGCGCTCGCCTCCAGCTTGCAAATGCAATAAGGGATTGACCGAAAAATAGAAGTCGCCCGCTTGCAAGGCATATAGATTGGCCTTCTGCTGATAGAAATGCGACCAAAACCCCTGGGGCGCAGGGGCCAAGCTATCCCAAAGGGCATTATCAGCCAGAAGATAGCTAGAATCTGCACTTTGGGCGACCAACTTACGCAGATCGCTGCGCAAAAAGGGCCGCAGACTCGTATGTGCGCCCTCTACTGCTGGTTGAAGCGTCTGCTCTCGGTCCAAATAATCATCTGAAGGGCCTTGCAATGGGCTATATTGGCTAGTCTGCGCCCAAAGATTAGCCGAAAGCAAAAGGGGAAAGAGATAAATCAGCTGTTTCATGAAAACGAATTAGAGCGTAAAGATGGCCCGCAGGCTAAACATATAGGGATTGAAATAAGTATCCTTGCGGATGTTCATCGGAGCCCGCTGCCAACGAGCATTGATGCCCCAGTTTTTGGTGATATAAAAGGTCAGATCGGCCATTAGCATGACATAATCCTTGCGGAACTTATCAATTACGGCAGGATCATCTTGCCCATTGATTTCTACCGTGGCATTGAGGATGCGATTATAGGAAAGTCCCGCCCCAAAGTGCATGCGGTGGTAGCTGTCCTTCCCATCTGTAGAGACCTCCCAATCTTTGAGAAAGATGAGGACTGGCACCTCTATATTATTAAGATGTAGGTAGAAGTTGCGGGGCGCCCCCTGAAGAGAAGGCGACTGGCTGCCTTGCTGAGAAAAAAGAATCTCTACGCCTAGGTCCCAAATAGGCGCCAAACGGGCCGTTCCCCTAGCCCCAATGTTTAGGCCGGGCTTGGTATAGCCTGCAGCCTCATCCCCATCTATTTGGGCCATATTGATCCCCGCTATAATACTAGCCGAAAAGCGATTCTGATAATCTGAAGATTGCGCCTGAAGCTGTAGCGCTCCAATCCATAAGGCAAGAAAGCATAAGATATTAAGTCGCATAATACATTTTATTTAATGTGAAGGGCTCAAAATACTGCGCTTTTAGGGGATTGGAAAGGCGGGGGCTGTTTTTTATTGATGGTTTTGCCTTCTCTGCGCCTAGGGACAAGCCCCTAGGCTAGCTTTTCAGACAGCCCTCTAAAGAGGGCCTTTGGATAAGGACCTTCTCTGCAATAACTACTTAGTACGGTAATGTACATCAACCTTTGAGGCCCTTTAAGGCGGACTCCATTTGATTAGCCTAGGGGCTTGTCCCTAGGCCATTATTGGCCTTTTATAATAACTGTAGGTTAAAACCTACAGCCAGATGGTATTGCTGCGCAATGATGTATGAATGAGGGTTAAAACCCTCATAAAATTAAACAGCCCAAATTTTATTCAGATACACAAAATCCTGACAGTCTCTTACCCGACTTTACAAATGCTATTTCACAAATCCCGAATAGCTTTCCCTTTGAATTGTTTGGGGTTTGGCTCCGAAATCACGCTATTATATATACCTGTGGGTTGAAACCCACAGCAACAAAAGAGGCCATACTAAACGCAATAAAATGGGCTGAAGGTTAAAACCTTCAGCCCATAGCTAGAAAAGGATTGATTAACTAAGTGAGAAAGATAAAAGGCCAAAAGATTTCAATCCATGCGGGTTTCAACCCGCATTCCATAAAAAATATTGCGGAGCAATACCTTGCTTGCTGTAGGTTTCAACCTACAGTAAACGGCCTAGCGATGTGGAGGGGTGGCCGAAGGCCAGACCAAGGCGGCGCAGCCGCCGCAGGGCCGAGCGACCCGACCAACGGGAGCCGACGCAGCGAAGCAAGTAATAGCGAGCCCCGCAACGTAGCGCCGCAAGGCGAAGCCGCAGCGGAGGCCCCAAAATATCTCAATAAACACAAAAAAAAAGCTGAATAACTGTAAAGTTATTCAGCTTTTGGTCGGGATGACTGGACTTGAACCAGCGACCACTCGCCCCCCAGACGAGTACTCTACCAACTGAGCTACATCCCGATTCGCTAGTAGCGTTGTTGTTTGTGGTCACAAATATAGGGCGATATTTTTAAGATCCAAACTTCTAGCGATTATTTTTCCTAATTCCCTCCAAATACATCACGGAGACGGTCTAAAAAGCCCTTTCTACCGCCTTTTTCTTTAGCATTGGGGATGAAATTTTTGCTGTCGCGCATTTTTTCTAAGGCGCGGCGTTCTTCTGAAGAGATATTTTGAGGCACCCAAACTTTGACGTGAATGAGTTGGTCGCCTTGGCCATAGCCTCTTAGAGAAGGGAGGCCCTTACCTCTTAGGCGGAACACCTTGCCGCCTTCGGTTCCGGCGGGTAGGGTAACTTTCACCTTACCGGTTAGGGTGGGCACTTCGACAGCGGTACCTAGTACTAGGTCGGCAAAATTGACATCTAGTTCATAGTGAATATTGTTGCCATCGCGGGCAAAGAGCTCATGTTCCTTTTCTTGGATATTGATGAGTAGATCGCCTGCGGGGCCACCGTTCATGCCAGAATTCCCTTTGCCGCTCATAGAAAGTTGCATTCCTTCTGATACGCCAGCGGGGATTTCGAGTTCTAGGGTTTCTTCGCCATAGGTACGGCCTTCGCCTTTACAGCTTGTACATTTGCTGGTAATGCTTTTTCCAGAGCCGTTACATTGGGGGCAAGCGACCGTGGTTTGCATTTGGCCCAAGAAGGTATTTTGCACCTTGCGGACATATCCGCTACCATTACAGCCGCTACAAGTCTTGATTGAGCTGCTATCTTTGGCCCCAGAGCCGCCACAGCTTTGGCAATTTACATATTTCTTGACCTTAATCTTCTTTTTGGCTCCCTTAGCAATTTCTTCTAGGGTCAGGCCAACGCGAATACGGAGATTAGAGCCTTTTTGGCCACCGGCTGCTCTGCGGCCGCGGCCGCCTTGCTGTTGGCCAAAGAAGTCGAAACCTCCTCCGCCGCCACCACCAAAGATGTCGCTAAATTGAGAGAAAATATCCTCCATAGAGAAGCCCCCTGCACCACCTGGTCCAGCTCCTTGATTAACGCCAGCATGACCGTAGCGGTCGTAAGCTGCACGTTTTTGGTCATCATTGAGCACCTCATAGGCTTCTGCTGCTTCCTTAAATTTTTCTTCTGCCTCGGGGTTATCGGGATTGCGGTCAGGGTGGTATTTCATAGCCACCTTGCGGTAGGCTTTTTTGAGTTGCGCCTTATCCACATTCCGATCTACGCCCAACACTTCATAATAATCTCTTTTCTGCGCCATGACTCTTTATCTTCTTTTTTATTGGCCCACTACAACCTTGGCGTAGCGGATGATTTTTTCATTCAAAATGTATCCTTTTTCCACCGTATCAATCACTTTGCCCTTGAGCTCTTCTGTGGGAGCGGGCACTTTAGTGAGGGCTTCGTGGAAATCGGGATCAAAGGCTTGGCCAGTAGATTCCATTTCTTCCAATCCTTTTTGGGCCAAGGCTTTTTTCATTTTTTCATAGATGAGCATAATGCCATCGTCTAGGTCTTGGCCTGCTTTTACGGCCCGATCAAAATCGTCGAGTACAGGCAAGAGCGACTTGATGGTATCGGCTGCGGCAGTTTGGATGAGCTGCAATTTTTCTCTGGCGTTGCGTTTTCTGAAGTTGTCGAATTCGGCATAAATACGCAGGTATTTATCCTTCATTTCGGCTAATTCTTGGGCCAGTTTTTCTTTTTCATCTTTGGGGGCTGCGGTTTCCTTTACAGTCTCCTCTTGAGTTTGTGCATCTGCTTGCAACTGTTCTTCTTGCTGCTGTTGCTCCTCCTGAGGATCTAGTTGTTCCTCCTGCTTCTTTTCTTCCATGATAGTATATAATATATAGTAAGACGGTTTTTAAACGATTTCACTTTGGCCCTTTTCAAGTTTTTTGCCAGCCGCAAGATAAAGACATCTTGTCAGTTTTTTCTTGCTTTTTGGCAGTTTGTCAGTTTAGTCTGACAGGCTAAGGCGGGGCGATTATTTTTTTATTGATTTTTTGGGGCGTTACTCCTTACAGTCGTCGAACTGCGGCTTGTAGCCTTGTTGTCGTTCCGCAGCTCGCTATTACTTGCTTCGCTGCGTCGGCTCCCGTTGGTCGGGTCGCTCGGCCCTTCGCCAGCTAAGCTGGCTCGGTCTGGCCTGCGGGCCACTGCTGCACATCGCTAGGCCATGAAGGAGCGAAGCGACGCGGCTGAGGGATGGAGAGGGTGGCCCACAGGGCCAGACCGAGCAAAAATGCGCAGCATTTTTTGCGAAGGGCCGAGCGAGCAGCGAGCCCGGAACAGCCCGACCCGCCCGATAATTCATGAGGGTTTTAACCCTCATTTTGTAGAGCTTCGCAAAGCGATACCGCTTTGCGCTGGCGTTCAAGCTGGCGGAAGGGGCAGCCCCAAATCATTATTAAAAAGGCAAAAAAAAACCTCCAAGCCAAAAGCTTGAAGGTTGAAGTGGTTTCGGGCGGACTCGAACCGCCGACACACGGATTTTCAGTCCGATGCTCTACCAGCTGAGCTACGAAACCCGCTGTTTTGTTTTGCGTGGCACAAATATAAGGCAGTTTTTTAAAATTCCAAAGCTTTGCTAAAAAAAAGTGATTTTTTATTCTGTGTGGTTCTTCGGACTTAAAGTTTTTTAAAAATTTAAGAATAGCGGGCCCTTTTATTAAATTTGCCCGATTGCTTTTTTGCCCAAAAATGTTTGGTCTCATCCTTAGAATTTAAAATCTATGTATTTAAAAAGATGGAGTGTATTGGCCCTGCTCCTTTGTTTTGGCCTTTTGACGAATAGCTGCGATAATGAAGTAGATGTGGTTGGGGACTGGAAAGAGGTGCCTGTTGTTTATGGGGTGATTAACCCGCTACCTCTTTTTGAGCCGATGGAGCCGCATTATATTCGCATTGAGAAGGCCTTTTTGGATCCTCGCACCGATGCTTTTCAGATTGCGCAACGGCCAGACTCCCTATATTATGGTCCTTTTGATTTGGAGGTCATTCTTTTTCAGCAAAGCTTACAGGGTTCGCAGGTTATTAGTACTGCTTTAGATACTTTAGAGCGTGTTAGTGCGGTAGATGAAGGATTTGGAGACCGGGAAGAGGGCATTTTTGCGGCTAGTCCCAACTATATATATAAGAGTGATGCGGTTGTACCTGTGGGGGCATACTTGATGTTAAAAGTAAAAAATTTGAGTTCGGGAAAAGAGTATGACATCTATACAAAAGCTATTCAAGCTGGTGATCTCGACCTTACGGGTCAGACTTTTCGCAACTTTAGAGTTAACACGCCATCTACCTCTTTAGGGGTAAAGTGGGTCAATTATGATCAAGGTTCTCAGGATTGGATTTTCAGAGACATCAATTTTAATTGGGCAACACCAACTGATGCTGCTGTTTACGATTTATCTTTAGATATCCACTAT
This window contains:
- a CDS encoding nucleotide exchange factor GrpE → MEEKKQEEQLDPQEEQQQQEEQLQADAQTQEETVKETAAPKDEKEKLAQELAEMKDKYLRIYAEFDNFRKRNAREKLQLIQTAAADTIKSLLPVLDDFDRAVKAGQDLDDGIMLIYEKMKKALAQKGLEEMESTGQAFDPDFHEALTKVPAPTEELKGKVIDTVEKGYILNEKIIRYAKVVVGQ
- the dnaJ gene encoding molecular chaperone DnaJ codes for the protein MAQKRDYYEVLGVDRNVDKAQLKKAYRKVAMKYHPDRNPDNPEAEEKFKEAAEAYEVLNDDQKRAAYDRYGHAGVNQGAGPGGAGGFSMEDIFSQFSDIFGGGGGGGFDFFGQQQGGRGRRAAGGQKGSNLRIRVGLTLEEIAKGAKKKIKVKKYVNCQSCGGSGAKDSSSIKTCSGCNGSGYVRKVQNTFLGQMQTTVACPQCNGSGKSITSKCTSCKGEGRTYGEETLELEIPAGVSEGMQLSMSGKGNSGMNGGPAGDLLINIQEKEHELFARDGNNIHYELDVNFADLVLGTAVEVPTLTGKVKVTLPAGTEGGKVFRLRGKGLPSLRGYGQGDQLIHVKVWVPQNISSEERRALEKMRDSKNFIPNAKEKGGRKGFLDRLRDVFGGN
- a CDS encoding outer membrane beta-barrel protein, whose product is MRLNILCFLALWIGALQLQAQSSDYQNRFSASIIAGINMAQIDGDEAAGYTKPGLNIGARGTARLAPIWDLGVEILFSQQGSQSPSLQGAPRNFYLHLNNIEVPVLIFLKDWEVSTDGKDSYHRMHFGAGLSYNRILNATVEINGQDDPAVIDKFRKDYVMLMADLTFYITKNWGINARWQRAPMNIRKDTYFNPYMFSLRAIFTL